The Tachypleus tridentatus isolate NWPU-2018 chromosome 5, ASM421037v1, whole genome shotgun sequence genome includes a window with the following:
- the LOC143250841 gene encoding uncharacterized protein LOC143250841 isoform X2 produces the protein MTVGNSHPPTPPQQNGHQRTSSGPAAPPAPHPPPMPVMSAVPPPPPPMSGAHTLPRTGPSSESGGIGGTSLAAALQGAKLRRTSCKSSVGGGNCESVRPGPVNLMDEIS, from the exons ATGacag TGGGGAACAGTCATCCACCTACCCCACCCCAACAGAATGGTCATCAACGTACTTCTTCGGGGCCTGCTGCTCCTCCAGCCCCACATCCTCCCCCCATGCCAGTAATGTCAGCTGTCCCTCCGCCACCTCCACCCATGAGTGGGGCACATACTTTGCCACGCACAGGACCAAGTTCAGAAAGTGGTGGTATCGGGGGAACGTCGCTAGCAGCTGCACTACAAGGAGCTAAACTTCGGAGAACTTCTTGCAAG agtTCTGTAGGAGGAGGTAACTGTGAATCAGTCCGTCCTGGCCCAGTAAACTTAATGGATGAAATATCTTAA